From the Anopheles merus strain MAF chromosome 2L, AmerM5.1, whole genome shotgun sequence genome, the window GCAACGATGGCTGGCGGAAATACTGAACAAGGATGGCAAGGATGCGCTCAAGGGCGGCGACGCGATCGATATGGATCCGGAACAGTTTCTCGGCTCGACGCAGGTATGGGGTCGGAGCGGATGGCATGTTCTCCACCATTCGAAGGGCGACTTAAACGATTGATTAGTTTAAACTTTCTCAGATCCCTATACTGGTGATCGGCACGAAGCTGGACATGCTGGACGAAGGGCACAAGCAGAAAATTCAAACCCGCACGTCCGCCGGCAGCATTGCGGAACAGTGTGGAGCGGACGAGATATGTCTGAACTGTCACGAATCCCGCTCGCTGGCCGCGGGAACGACCGATGCCGTGAAGTTGGCCCGATTTTTCGACAAAGTGATTGAGCGGAAGTATCACAACCGAGATACGGGCAGGAAGTACGCCACCAGCTATAGCTCCACCATGGCGGGACCGTTCGGATCATTCCCACTGGCGCAGCAAAGCTCTACGTTTAGTTATCTCAACGCTAATCCAGTGACTGAAAGCTTATCGTGATATTGTAAATAAATGTTAAGCCTTATTTCCATAACAATTCCGTTCCGTTGCTATTTTATTCGATATTTGCTAAGAAACAAACACTCTTATCTCAGCGTACGTACAGCAACACATCGCATTAGCCCGGCGGCCACTTCATCTGCCGTCCGCCGAGGAAGTGCAGATGCAGATGGTAAACCGACTGGGCACCGTTCTTGCCGTCGTTGATGACGACACGGAACCCTTCCTCCATGCCTTGCTCGGCGGCCACCTTCTTGCCGACCAGCATCAAATGTCCGAGCAGCGCTTCGTCCTCTTCCGTCGCTTTCGATAGCTGCGGAATGGTCTTGCGCGGGATCACGAGGAAGTGTACCGGTGCTTGCGGAGCGACGTCGTTAAATGCAACACACTGCAGCAAAGAGCCGGGGGGGAAATGGAAGGTCAGAACAGGTTCTTTAATCTGGTAATCTCgagctaaacaaaaacatcactTACCTTATCATCCTCGTAGATGAACGTGCAGGGAATTTCTTTGCGTAGAATCTTCCCAAAAATGGTATCGTTTGCTGAGGCGTCAGCTGCCTGCGCTTTCGCTACTTCATCCGACATTTTTTCCGggtgaaataaaacaacatgcACCGGGCGGAGCAAGGGATCAGGTTGAGTGCAGATATGCTTACACGTGTGTGAAGGAATTGTAATGTCATATTGGTTTTTATGAGCTTAGCGATAAGAAACATTGTTTgaattacgaaaaaaaaaacattttgtgAGGAatgaatagtttttaaaatgttttcaatttcaGTTTTTAAGGAAATAACATTTTTTCCCCCAATTTTGTGCAGAGAATAGTAGTGGGACGTGCAAACTTAGCTAAATCATTTTGAAAGACAATTTGACATTTGGCGCGTGTTTGTCAAATACCCCCTTCGATTATTCGGGGCAGGAGGCGAGCATTATCGGATTATCCGTGGATAAGCAaactttgaaatttaaatttttaaaaccaaCCGTTATGATACAAAATACAGGTCGATTTAAACtttcttttaaatttgtttctaGTTATACAGAAAAGTTGATcgttttcattcaatttgtCACTTTAAATTAACAATTTAAATGCAATTTAATGAACTAAAATTCTTCTTTGAAACATTAATTGCACTATCCTTTGGTAAAGattttgaaatattaattcaaataaatttcaTACAAATATTTCATCCTGTTTTTCAAGTGAATATCGAGTGTGTGAAGTGAATAAATGTGAACTGTTTGTGACAGATTTTCTTTTGAACTTTTACTGCCACGTGGCTCGCTAGTGAAGGAGACGCCTAGTGGTTGAAGATCTGCTATCCTCACGAGGATCACCAGATCCTTCATTACAAAAGCCTTTCTCAAAAAAAGAACTATCTTTTGAAACTAGGCTACTAATTCATGCAAAAATATCATATTTTCAGTACAAAAACTAATGCTACGATTTCATTTCCCAACGTGGTAGTAATAATAACCATAGAATGTGATTGGAGGAAACAATCCCTATTAATGGCATTTTAGGCatggttttaattaataatttatatcATTTCCACTTCATGAGACAAAAAGATTGTGCAGCCATTTTCGTCCAAGAATGGTACAAATGTGCCTTTTAGCGAAGAAACATGATATGGGAAAATaatctctttttttattaaacagTGCACTATAGCaagggtctccaaacttttcacttcgcgggccgcattgctacACAAATATCGTTTCTGGGGGTCATTTTCACCTCTCTTTAGCTAATAGCCGAACGTTTATATCTTCTTTTAATCAGAAAAAATCCTTTGTGTCGAATACGTTCTGTTTTTGAATAGTTTATCATAAGAGACGGTATTATTACTACCATTTTCTCAACCATATAACTTAAAAACATATACTTGAGGCAGACATTTACATACACCCAAAATTAATCAATAATAACCACCGCACCTGCATTGTGTCGTTGTgagtttgttcgtttgttgttatttatttacattatgtACAAAATTGTTCTCCTTCTCCCACCCAGCATTATCCCCCGATGGTCTTCCAATCACCATTCGCATCGTACTAACTCATCCGGTCGCGATGATTGTACAGCACACTGAGCGGCACCAGCGTACCGTACAGCAGCTTCGTCAGCGCGCTAAGCCACGGTCCACGGTTGGAGCTGCTCAGCTCTTGCGCTTCCTCACCTGCAAACGCAACGAGAAGAGCGGGTAAAGAGCGAGCAACGGCCAGCGCATTAAAAATAGCCCCAACGCAATGGCGCCAGCGAACGTCGCGGCCCCCGTCCCACCTACCGTCTAGTATGTGGACAATCGTGCTGGCGCTCGGGTACAGCTCCGGGGCGCAGGTGTAGTTGCCGGCGTCATCGAACTCGGCGCTCCGTATCAGATGGTACGAGGTGATGCTGTTCAGGGAGGATCGGCCACGCTTTCGCAGCGACTCGTAGGCAACGATCTGCAAAATCAAAAGGGAAAGGCAGGGGGCAGCTTTAGCAAGGGGTTTTCAGCTGGACAGCTGGGTGCGCCCGGAGGAAGACAGAAGGCGGGACAGTGGTATACGCACATCCTTTTGATGGTACCACACGATGTGGCTCGGCCGCCGGTCGTAGTTGTGGTTAACGATGCAGGTGAGATTGACGTTCTGTCCTTTGTAGCCGTACACGATCGTTCCCTCGAGGATTTGGGTGGTTGTCGTTAGAAAGTGATAGTCTGCAACAGTGTAGTTATTATTCATTAACAATTGATTAATGTAGCTTTTCTTCATTACGGCAAAAGCCTCATACCGTTCACTCGATCTGCGTACATCCGATTGTAGGCATCACCCGCCGCTTTGCCCTCCAACTGTTCACCGGAGGATGGCGGAATGTCGTAAAGTATGTCGTCCTGCCGTCGAACAAGTTGCGACTCGTCTGTTAAAGGAAGGACcgaaataaatgaaagaagaaaaaagagtcAGATTTATGATaatgattatgttttttttttcttttatttctatCCCAGTCATGTTCTAAAATGATCGATCGGTTCACGGTTTGCTCCAGTCACGGGGGCCAAACTCAATGTTTGCGAAACCCATTTGTCATCCCGCCAGGTCGTTAGTTGTCCAAattaaagaaattaaaaataaattaagtaCGAAGCGAAACGTGGCACACTTTCCGCGTCGGTTTTGGAATGAAAAGCGAGGGTAAGATGGTCACAATCCTGTCCCATCTCCCCAGGGAGCAGGCGGATGGCAGCTAAACGCTGACAGACTCGATTGGTCTGGTGAAACATTAAATGAGGCATAATTTATTGGAGTGACGATTTTTAGAAGGAGATTTAATGCTTCCGATGCACAACCAACAGTGTGTGAGCAGACAAAAATGTTAGAATCTTTCTCACTACCATCATCCTCATTTGTGTAGGTGGTTTCCGCTAAAACATATCAACggttttcctgttttttgtttatttgtttgccccTAACCTAACGTACCGGAGGAGAGCGTGCGGTTTTATCCGCATGTGTCAACGGCGATGTAAATTAACCGTTTAATAAGCCCGACCAGCACATTTATAAAGCTGCGTGTGTCAAAATAAAGTGTCTCGAGACCGAACAGGGGGGGCGGGATTGCATTATAAATGACACGGCACTGTTAGGTATTTGAGGTtgagtggttttgtttgtccaACAGTGTTGACGGGGCACTTCATAGTAGTATCTGCTTGTCCCTTCCAGTCCCATTTAGCACACGTAAACAACTGCACGCCGAATAGGATCATTCCATGTTAAACACCTTGTTGCCATGCTGCCTCGTGGGAGATTCTAACTTTGTGATTGATAAATTTAACAGAGAAAAGGGCGGCTAATTCCACCCCGGCGTCGTCGGCACGTCACGCTTATTGTGCTGAAATGTCCTATTCCGGATCCGCATTGACGTCAATTAGGCACGCGTAATCGTAGAAAGTTTGTACGACTTGCTACAATTTAGAACCGTTTCGAAACGAATGGTTCTTAAAATAATCATGGAATTGGAATTTCGGAACGCATTTTGTTACATTTGCATCATCACTTTTGAGGGGGGCGGGGAATTCTGTTACCTTTGCTGAGGTATTTGTacttaattaaaattgatttaaggTTTAAGGTGAATTGGTTGGAATTTGGATACGCTTATAGGATTCCGGTTTATCTTTCGATCATACAATATATTCCGGAAGTCGGAAGGCATTTTATAATTGTAGTCTCGTTATTTTGTTTACAGGATCTACCGATTCCAGTACACGCAGAATGAGTGCTTTGGATCGATAAATAGAGACAATCTTATGTCTATTAGTTTATAGAAGGAATTTTCATTAATTATTCTGACAAACAGATCCACTTTGAATTTCATGTCAATATTGatcttaaaattaaaaaaaaatactataagCAAAGCTACATACCGTATTTTAGTGTGTAATCCACCGTATGTATTGAACATGTTTGGAACAAAGTTTAGTCTTTAATGTAATGTtacaaaattcaattaaaacaaaccaaatatTGCTTATTTACCTTCACCTTATTTacaatttgtttcaatttttgcttTCTCCTATTACCTGTAAATGGAAGGTCATACTACCTTCGTATTCTTTTGGTATTTTATGAGCATCTTTAAAGTTTGTCCTCATGCTTAAGTAGTTTCTTTGCATGAATTTGACCTAATAGATGAATTTTGGACCTAAAAGGGGGTCGTTATGCACGCTAAAACACGGTATTATACGATGCATGTGCCTGATTGGATGCATTGGTTTGCTTCCAATACGAGATGAGCCTTTTTCAAACGACAATATCACATGGTTGGTCATTCTATTGAACAGCTTATGTAGTGTTAATACCGGCACATGTACATCAAACAATTTTCAAGTGGAAAATAGTAAactaattattgtttttttatacctTAAGGTGAAGATTTGCACTCAAATGGAAGttttcaaaaacacacaaatccaaCTCTTACTACAGGTTAGACAGGTCAAGAATAAAACTGACACCAGTTCGTAGAAGTATTCGCTGCAGCATCTTAGTATTTATCAACCTATCctttgtttcctttcttatCTTGCTTACCGCCGGAGCCACGTTCAACACTAGAAATGTATTCCTCTTGTCTAAATTACACACTGCTGGCGCAACAGACCTGTATCTGTTGCGTACTTCTCAAGACCGATCGCGAAATCGAATGTCAACAGCACTTGAATGATTACTATTTGATGTTGACAAATAGGCTTGCTCTCAGTGGTCGGCAAGTGCGCAAATGCATGCAAaattatgtacaaaaaaaatcacatcgCATTGAATAACTGTCTGAAAAtctgatattttttatgaaaatttgTGCGacaataattcaatttttagttaaaattgtaaaaaaaaacgttttgttACCACTTGCCGACCACTGATCGCGCGTCAAGCGTCTTTGTAAAGTCTAACCGCGCCTGTTGATGCAGTGAATATAGTGAACAACAGTAGTTTGCCTTTCTTCCGTGCATTTATTCATTTTGAAAATACGTTCCATTTCACATTTACTTCAGTTTCGCTAACATTTGCCTTCCTGAAATGCATTAAGATGCAACTTTTCCCCGAGGTAGCGGTCAAACGCATGCCATTGCGTAgccgtttgtttacaaacttcTACGGCTTGCGTCCATTTGCTCGGGCCAGTTCGAAGCCCCGGAGGCCTGTTTATCGATGATCTCGCAAACCTGCAAGGCCCGGCTGTGGACGGCGTAATGTGCAAATGTGTCCGTTTGTTAGGTGAAAACGTTAAACCAAATAACGCGCCCGATTGTTTGCAATTGGTGTACAGTTTATGGCTGGCAGAGTGGAGAATGATCAGGGCAGGCCGGGTCGAGTGTGATGGATGATGTTCGCATCAGTTGCAAGTGTACCGTGGAGTTTCGTGCAGTTTCGAAGGAGTTTTCCAACTCGCTGACGGACGGGAGTacgcacacaacacaattCAATCTAATTTgagtctgtttttttttttactgaaaattGTAGCGAATCTGCACGCACGTTTCTGTGGCTTGTGTGCCAGCGGAAGTTTGGCGCCCGGGAATGTTTCGTCTagttgtgtctgtgtgtggccCTGCCAGTGTCTAACGATTTGCAACGATCATGTCTAGTGTCTAGCGTGTGTCCAATTGCCGTAATTTAGTGTCGAGTGTCAAGTGTTTATTTATgaatcccacacacacacacacacacacataaacccGTTGGCCCTTTTTAGCGCCAGTGTGCATCCGGAAAGCGTCACGAATCGATTCCCTCTCTGCAgtatccttctcctccactcCATTTCCCCTGTGTACCGCAGAAAGTGTGGCCCCAATTTACAAAGgtaattgaataaaaacaaatagctGAAAACGGGGAAGGGTGGCAATTACGATAAATTATACGGCCGATTGATGCTTTACGCAACAGTTCATGCCTAACTGGCTAGACAGTACGCAGCATGATCTATGTTTGCGCGTTGGCTAACCGACGGGCGAACCCAACCTACCGAGCACAATCAGGTAGAGCTGCAGGCTCTTCACCGGCATGGTCGATATCTGGCACTCGTAGATGCCGGTGTCCTTCCGGCGCGTCCGTCGCAGCTTCAGCGTCCACTCGGCCGTCTGGTCGTTGTACAGCGCCTGAAACCGCTCGTCCGACGTGAACGTGTCCGCGTTGATGGCCAGTATGTGCAGATCGTGGTGCCGCACCCAGGAGATGCTGTACTTGGCCAGATTTTCCACCCGGCACGTAAGGAATGCGGTTTCGCCTTCCCGCACCGTCACGTTGCGGGAAACGCTCAGATCGAACTGCGGTTCGGCCCACTGGTGCTCCGGGGTGGCGTAGTAGCGCCGGGTGGACGTGCTCCAGGGGCCCGTTTCGTACCAGGCATTGGTGGTGCCTGCGGAGGGGAGAGGAGAGAGGTGGAATTTTGACAATTATATTGCTTGGAATCGTTTGCAATTAGATTATTGATGCGAGATTGTTAGTACTTTCTGAGCAGCTAGAGTTtgggatgggtttttttttatgggtAAGTAAAGAGTGTGATCCTTTTCAAGGTCTTTCAAATAAAACTgtaaagtaaaaaagaaaatactcCTTACTGTTTATTTCTTGTAAGCATAGTGAGAATATTTAGAGAGACCCAGGCAATTGCTAATCTGCTCTTtacatttgaatgaaattcgttttcaaataaaacagcaaaccaaCATCAATCTTGgtaaattttcattcaaacacCGTCTATTATCGTCagaaattcaaattcaaattcgattcatttatttaatatttttgacgATAATAAACGGTGTTTTATCATCTAGTTTTAAGCAAtgcggcctttttggaccgtttctcctgaataaaaaaaaacggtgttTCATAAATTTTACAATGTTCTACTTCCTAGAACGGAAGATAGCGCATTAGTCTGTAAATATACTGTTCTTACAGGGTTGCTCTAGCCTGCTCAACATCATAAGCAAACAATTTAATGccgtaaaatacatttcaacaataacaatggATAGTCGAATGATCCATGATTGGATGCTTTGTGTTCGGCAAACATTTGACAATGTTGAATTGGGATTTTAAGAATTGGAAATGAAGCTTACAGTGTTGAGTTTGGCTAGAGGAACCGTGTAATGTAAGCTTGGTAATAAATTAGTTTCCAAGAATTCAATAATACCTTAATTTGCTGCTATGGGTATAGGTCTGCATGGTAAAGTCATTaagccttcttcttcttctatttggcgtaacggacatgccggcctgtaTAGGATtacgagacttaattcattaccacgtagccggatagtcaatccttgctatggGGGGGACGGTctattctgggcttgaacccatgacgggcatgttattgagtcgttcgagatGACGACTGTAGCACGGGACCGAAAGTCATTAAGCCATACAACCTCAAATCTCTGGATTGACCTGGCACAACCTACTGTTTTAGTTATATAAATTGGGCATAGAAAACAAATTACATCTATGGCTTAGACAGGTCTTCACCAATTATAATTTCTGTGCAATATAAGAAGAATAAACAAGATGGATTTATAATATTCTTAGCATCTGCATTATTCATGCCATTTAAGGCCACAAATTACAATATTTACTCATATTTATCACAAGTCATTTTAACCAAAtgtattttgattttatgGCAAAATGTCTTTGAACCGAAATATCTTTGATTTACTTTTCATCAACCGGTTTCTAATGTCCTCCAATAGAGAAGAGATGCTACTTGATTACTACGCTACTTGAAATCACAATTGTAATGCAGGTCGTTGCTTGAGTAGCCTTAGCAACGCATGATGCTGCTCCGTCTAACTAGTTTCAATTACCAACTCTTCTCTTAAGATTGCATCCACTCATCCAACTCGCGGCGGAGCAGACAGACTTAGCGCGATCAAGGTTGCTGTCAAGCATCCGCTACGGCGAAGAATAATGGGGTGCCGGTAACTAGAGATTAAACATTTGACTTTTAACACTCACACTGCACACTCAGCACAGAGAGTGCGAATGGGAACAGAAACCTTCGAAATTGCACTCAGGTGTAAAAAACCTGAGCACACGACGGTGGAAAGGTGGGCAAAGGCGTGAAGCACGCAGAGGGAGTTGTTTAATTTGACGGTCCCGTGCATTTTAATGGTGTGTTAACTCGCGCTCCCGacactgtgtttgtgtgtgccgtgCCTTAAAAAGTAAGACGGCATAGTTCACAAGAGTTGCGTCTCGCTGGGTCCCATCCATCTTGGTATGTCGCTCGGTCGGTCCCGGTTCCCGGTCATCGGATAGAACCAATTACCGAAACATCTTCGCGGTGTGGCGCACCTCTGGCGGAGGAGATTGGAGAGATCCGGATGGACAGACGCATATTTTACGCACTTTAAGCAGTTCGGGTTGTTTGTTGTGGTCTTTCTCCGTTTAGGCGTCTGTGTTTGTTGGCCCTTTTGTTGTTGGCGTTGTTGTTGTAACCGATGTCTTAAACCATCAAGTTTGCCGTTTGATCGCCGCGGCACGGCAGGTCTAATGGGTGTCTATTTTAAGCCCGAACCCCGCCGCTCATTTCATACCCGCCGTGTCGTCGCATCGCTGCTTGTGCAGCTGGTACAGAAATATGCTACAGCAAGGAGAGAAAGTAACCATCTCCAACTACAAAAAAAGGCAGACATCGTATCGTAATGTTCTATTTTTAACCCAAATTTATTAGCGTGAAATTTCTTGCATTGTTGGATCACATCCTCCGCGTGATTGTACATTTGCGGTGACACGCtttttcttcctattttcCTGAATAAGCATTATCAAACGAATACGAATCGTTAACCAGTTTGAGCTCGGTCTGGGTGTCTCGTCACCATGTGCTCCAAGTGATTGTTCGCAGCTCGTTAGCTTTAACGGTAATGCGGCACTGGTGCGAAATATAATATCTACGCAGCGTTTCACCCGCTGTCACCACCGCCCGGTGGTggaattttctttgcaaactGGCTCgttcgtttgtgtttttcgGTTTGCTTAAACTGTGGTTGAGTGCGTGTAATATGACGAGGTGACGGAATTTTATCTCATTGTGGGTTTTTATACTTGGTTGACTTGATCCTTTGAGTGACTGTAGGTCTTATTAGATCGAGGTCTCGAAAAATAGTGCATTTGAAACATTTATCTTATTTGTGTTGGGTCGATCGTGCTTGCTTTCTACGATCATAATGATTAATGGTTTAAATTGATCTCAAATTGTGAAAAAAACGACAGGAATTATCAATAAAGCAGTTTCAGACAATCAGAACACTTTTGAAAGTTTTGCGAAATTTAGTAAATTTTGCCAGGTTACAGGACTGTGCAATTAAATTTCTGACAACCTTGTTGCACTACAGAGTACGTCGAAATTAATGGCAAATGTCGTACTTTTGACGATCCCTTAAGAGAcctaaaaccaaaaccaaagccATACTGGTCCTGACAATTCATAACCTATTCTGGTTCAAAACTGCACATGACCGAATGCCGGTCTTGGGCTTGATACTGAACTTATACCGGTCCaggaaccgatcatgaacccataatAGTCCATGAACTGATTATGAACTTATACCTGCCCTGCAACATATCAAGAAAACATTCCTGTTTTTGGAACCGACCATAAACCCATACCGGTGCTGGAACTAATACTGAACACATACCTTGAACCTATCATAAACCCAAACCGGTCTTGGAAcatatcatgaacccataccggaaCTGataccgatcatgaacccataccggccctggaaccgatcatgaacccataccggtacTGGTATTGATACTGAACGcttaccggtcctggaactgctcatgaacccatacctgCCCTGGAACCCATCAGGAGCTCATACCGATCCGGAAATAGCTCAcgatttcatttattttctaaAACAGTCCCTGGAACTGTTCCGGTTTAGGATTCGGAACGATGCTTAAACTTGATATTTGGTCCGGGATTGGAATCGATACAATTACAGTTTCAGTCGACAAACCATACCTGGGAGTAAATGTGTAGCGTAGGAAAAGTGTAGAAATTAGCGTAGGAAATTTAGTGGAATTTGTAGAAGTGGAAATTTAGTTGAAATGGTGCTTTCTTATTAGAAAACTTAGACCGATTGGCATTTACAGGTATTAATGTTTATAAATATGAATAATTAAGTAAGTAGTAAGCATTGAAATTACTATATTAGATTGGTTAACAAGCATTGGAAAAGATCTTACATGAAAAAAATTCCATGAGTTCTGTAGGGTTGGGAAAATATTGCCGCTTTTATAAAATCCTTACAACCTTTCCCATCGCACATTTCTTAAAGCCTTTTGGATCCTTTAAAGCCTACAACAAATTGGCTTACCGAATACAACCTGTGACAAATCTCACCTCTTTTGTTTCTACCTACCAATAAAGTCTGGCACCTCGCAAGGCTCAACGCGTATTGCGAATCCGAtccgcaaaacaaaatcctccCAAGGATTGCCAAGGTGTAAAACAAACTCACGTCCGCAACCAACAGACGAAATGCACACTCATACACATCCTGAATTCCAGCTTGCGCGTTTTATTGATA encodes:
- the LOC121593376 gene encoding rab-like protein 3 isoform X3 gives rise to the protein MAAIDKVRVLVVGDSGVGKTSLTHLIANNEPLTSPGWTVGCSVEVKLHEYREGTPAQNTFFVELWDVGGSISHKNTRGVFYNPTHGIILVHDLTNRKSQENLQRWLAEILNKDGKDALKGGDAIDMDPEQFLGSTQFKLSQIPILVIGTKLDMLDEGHKQKIQTRTSAGSIAEQCGADEICLNCHESRSLAAGTTDAVKLARFFDKVIERKYHNRDTGRKYATSYSSTMAGPFGSFPLAQQSSTFSYLNANPVTESLS
- the LOC121593376 gene encoding rab-like protein 3 isoform X2; protein product: MTVCAAQLSLLCVFTKARFGAGVGKTSLTHLIANNEPLTSPGWTVGCSVEVKLHEYREGTPAQNTFFVELWDVGGSISHKNTRGVFYNPTHGIILVHDLTNRKSQENLQRWLAEILNKDGKDALKGGDAIDMDPEQFLGSTQIPILVIGTKLDMLDEGHKQKIQTRTSAGSIAEQCGADEICLNCHESRSLAAGTTDAVKLARFFDKVIERKYHNRDTGRKYATSYSSTMAGPFGSFPLAQQSSTFSYLNANPVTESLS
- the LOC121593377 gene encoding histidine triad nucleotide-binding protein 1, which encodes MSDEVAKAQAADASANDTIFGKILRKEIPCTFIYEDDKCVAFNDVAPQAPVHFLVIPRKTIPQLSKATEEDEALLGHLMLVGKKVAAEQGMEEGFRVVINDGKNGAQSVYHLHLHFLGGRQMKWPPG
- the LOC121593376 gene encoding rab-like protein 3 isoform X1, producing the protein MTVCAAQLSLLCVFTKARFGAGVGKTSLTHLIANNEPLTSPGWTVGCSVEVKLHEYREGTPAQNTFFVELWDVGGSISHKNTRGVFYNPTHGIILVHDLTNRKSQENLQRWLAEILNKDGKDALKGGDAIDMDPEQFLGSTQFKLSQIPILVIGTKLDMLDEGHKQKIQTRTSAGSIAEQCGADEICLNCHESRSLAAGTTDAVKLARFFDKVIERKYHNRDTGRKYATSYSSTMAGPFGSFPLAQQSSTFSYLNANPVTESLS
- the LOC121593288 gene encoding zwei Ig domain protein zig-8-like — its product is MLIILLCIFGTTNAWYETGPWSTSTRRYYATPEHQWAEPQFDLSVSRNVTVREGETAFLTCRVENLAKYSISWVRHHDLHILAINADTFTSDERFQALYNDQTAEWTLKLRRTRRKDTGIYECQISTMPVKSLQLYLIVLDESQLVRRQDDILYDIPPSSGEQLEGKAAGDAYNRMYADRVNDYHFLTTTTQILEGTIVYGYKGQNVNLTCIVNHNYDRRPSHIVWYHQKDIVAYESLRKRGRSSLNSITSYHLIRSAEFDDAGNYTCAPELYPSASTIVHILDGEEAQELSSSNRGPWLSALTKLLYGTLVPLSVLYNHRDRMS
- the LOC121593376 gene encoding rab-like protein 3 isoform X4, with the protein product MAAIDKVRVLVVGDSGVGKTSLTHLIANNEPLTSPGWTVGCSVEVKLHEYREGTPAQNTFFVELWDVGGSISHKNTRGVFYNPTHGIILVHDLTNRKSQENLQRWLAEILNKDGKDALKGGDAIDMDPEQFLGSTQIPILVIGTKLDMLDEGHKQKIQTRTSAGSIAEQCGADEICLNCHESRSLAAGTTDAVKLARFFDKVIERKYHNRDTGRKYATSYSSTMAGPFGSFPLAQQSSTFSYLNANPVTESLS